The Phycisphaeraceae bacterium DNA segment GCTCCGCCGGGTCCAGGTCGCCGACGCAGTCCGCTACGGTGCGCGGATGCGTGTCGCGCGCCACCGCCGCCAACGCGGAGAGGTCGTTGGCCTGCAGCATCTCGCGAATTTCAGGAGTGAGAAGAGGGTTCCGCATGCCTGCCTCCTTCCGACGCGCCGGTCGGACGAAGGGCATACCTTGCGGCCGAACTCGGAGTCAGACCAGTTCGGGTCGATTCCTGTCGCTCATGGTCTGTGTGATGGCCGGAGCTTCACTGACGATCGAACTTTTTGGCCATTGGGGAATCAGACTGTCAACCAACACTCAATGCCCCGCCGAGGGGCAGATCAAGGGCTCTTGATCGTCCGCCCATCGGCTCACCCGGGTTCCACGGCATGCCGGCTCACCGGATCCCGGACATCGGGCTCACAAGCCCGAACGCCGGCGTGACAGAGCACCACCGGTGCATGATTGCCCCGACCATGTTCGAAGTGCCGCCGTGCGGCGGGCGAGCGCGGCTCGAATCCGGCCGTCTGGCCTCTCAGTTCGCGGTGGCCCAAGACCGATGCGCCAGCTGGGCTATGTGCCCGAACCCGCCCCAGCGGCTTGCGGGGTTGGGAAGGCCGATCGGTCCCGTCAGATGGTCCACCCCATCGCGCGGCAGAGCAGATCAAGCACGAGAAGCATCACACCCACCGCCATGATGAAGAGTGCGCTGCCGACCCTGGCACGCTTGTCGGGTCCTTGAAGGCGGCCCATCCTGTGGCCCAGGAACAGACTTGTTCCTGGGCCAAGGACGAGGACCCCCGCCATCACGAGATTCCATGCGGACGGAACCATCACCAGATGCACCCGATGGCGCAGAGAGCCAGCGCCAGATTCATTCGAGCGACATAGGCCGCGAAGCACGCGCCCAGCACCGTCGCAAGCGCGATTCCAGTCGCCGTGGCAACGGTCGCCAGGCACGCAGCGACACAGGGCACCCAGCCGGGACCGGTCAACAGGCACGCGAGCGCGCACGCCGCGACCACGGCCGCCTCGGCGAATGTGGCAGCTCCGATGCAGATCAGAAGCGCGGTGAAGGCGGGCCCATGGGCAAGAGCGACGCAGGTCTTGAAGCAGGTCGAGAAGGCGCTCTGCGTCCACGCCGTGCGGAGCGAGGCCGCATCGACAGCCATCTTCAGAAGAAGCGCGTCGGCGGCGGCGATCGCGGCCGATGCCGACGGCGTCTCATCAACCAGCATGAACTCGGTTGACTTGTGGACCTGCGGCGCGTCTGAACTGAGATCGATCGAGACCTCGGACTGCAGGCCATAGCCGAATCTGAAGCCGGCCCGCTCGGGGTTGATGATGGCCACCGCAGCCACCTGCAGGGTGCTCGAGATCCGCAAGTCACCGCGCTCACCCGGGTGGATCGACGCGAGCGAGAGACTCGCCCCCGCAGGCTGCCAGCGCTCCGGCACCGGGCCGCTCCAGAGAACCAAGGTCACCTCGTCCGAAGCAGGCTGCGGCGCAGCGGCCTCGTGCGAGGTGACGGTTGAGGTCGGGAACGACGGGTCCACCGTCGAGTCGCCGTGCCACCACTCTGAGGGAGTCGCCACGGGCGACGCTGACGGGGCGGGCGCGGGCATCGGACTCCCCCGGGAAAACGACGGGAATGCGAGCGAAAGAAGACCAGCAATCAGGGCATGGACAAGGACGAACCTCGATGGACTGACCTGCTGCATGATTCACCTCCGGAAGTGTGAAGCGTGGCACCCGACACTCGGACGCCTGCGGCGGAATTGAACCGTGCAGGTTGCGTTGGCTTGACTCAAGCTCCCGAAATTCTGCGACGCAACTGGAGCGAAACAGCGCTCTGGTAGATTCCATCGGGCCCCCAGCCGTGCTGGTTCGTCCCCGCTCGGGGCCGCTCCAAGCGGCCGAGACGGAAGTCAGCACATCCAGCCCGCCATTCAAGCCCGCACTCCACGCCACGCACCAATGAACACCGACGCCAGCTCGTCAGGCCCCGCGCGAACGAGCACCGACGACGCCTCCTGCTGCCTTGGATTTCGCGATCTCTTTTTGCTTGCGAGGAGGAGAGCGTGGACGCCCGACGAAGTGCGTCTCTTCGCCTCACTGACCCAGCCCGAGCGGAATGAGTGGGTCAGGCGATTGGCCAACGAAGCCGGCTGCATTGCCACCGAAGATCGCCTTGGCAGCGATGGCGTCATCTACACCGCCTTCTGGATCGACCGGACCAACTCGCCACATTCTCAGGACCCACTCCCATGCAGCTCGGCAATTTCTCGGTGAGCCTCGCCGTCAAGGACCTCGCGCTCTCTCGCGCGTTCTACAAGAAGCTCGGCTTTCGCGAGGTTGGTGGCGACGCTTCGCAGGGGTGGCTCATTCTGCAGAACGACACGGCGACGATCGGCCTCTTCCACGGCATGTTCGAACGCAACATCCTCACCTTCAATCCGGGCTGGGATCGCCATTGCCAGGAACTTCCGAACTTCGAGGATGTGCGCGACATCGAGCGACGGGTGCGCGAGTCGGGCATCGAGCCCGTCAATGGCGCCGATCCATCGTCGACTGGCCCTGCCAGCTTCGTGATCGTTGATCCCGACGGGAACCCCATTCTCGTTGATCAACATGTGCCGCGACCCGGCGCGTGA contains these protein-coding regions:
- a CDS encoding VOC family protein, which encodes MQLGNFSVSLAVKDLALSRAFYKKLGFREVGGDASQGWLILQNDTATIGLFHGMFERNILTFNPGWDRHCQELPNFEDVRDIERRVRESGIEPVNGADPSSTGPASFVIVDPDGNPILVDQHVPRPGA